Proteins from a genomic interval of Nocardia sp. BMG51109:
- a CDS encoding RibD family protein, producing MSDNSAGRDGPQTTAGQPVDTGGEAGAESRAHPRPHVVLSVAVSVDGYLDDAGPERLLLSNPDDFDRVDAVRADSDAILAGAETLRRDDPRLLVRSDSRRARRVSAGKPEHPVKVTVTAGGDLDPRLRFFHSGGDKLVYTTDVGAARIGDRLDTLAEVVSLGGTPDFGALLDDLGRRGVTRLMVEGGGHVHTAFLAGDLADELLLAVAPVLIGDSRAPHFLHPADFPGGSRRRMVLADVDRIGDVALLRYLPRQAEPPTDGRSHDMETPQ from the coding sequence GTGAGCGACAACTCCGCGGGCCGGGACGGACCGCAGACGACCGCCGGGCAACCCGTTGACACCGGCGGCGAGGCCGGCGCTGAAAGTCGTGCACATCCTCGTCCGCATGTCGTGCTGTCTGTGGCCGTGAGTGTCGACGGCTACCTCGACGACGCCGGTCCCGAGCGATTGCTGCTGTCGAATCCGGACGATTTCGACAGGGTCGACGCGGTGCGGGCCGATTCGGACGCCATTCTGGCCGGCGCGGAGACCCTGCGCCGCGACGATCCGCGGCTGTTGGTGCGCAGCGACAGCCGGCGTGCCCGCCGGGTGTCCGCGGGCAAGCCGGAACATCCGGTGAAGGTGACCGTCACCGCCGGCGGCGATCTCGATCCCCGGCTGCGTTTCTTCCACAGCGGCGGCGACAAACTGGTCTACACCACCGACGTCGGCGCGGCCCGGATCGGCGATCGGCTCGACACCCTGGCCGAGGTCGTATCCCTCGGCGGGACACCCGATTTCGGCGCGCTGCTCGACGACCTCGGCCGGCGCGGCGTGACCAGGCTGATGGTGGAGGGCGGCGGCCACGTGCACACCGCCTTCCTGGCCGGCGATCTGGCCGACGAACTGCTGCTGGCCGTGGCGCCGGTGCTGATCGGCGACTCCCGAGCGCCGCATTTCCTGCATCCGGCCGACTTTCCGGGCGGGTCCCGGCGCAGAATGGTATTGGCGGACGTCGACCGGATCGGGGACGTCGCGCTGCTGCGTTATCTGCCGAGGCAGGCCGAGCCGCCGACCGATGGAAGGTCGCACGACATGGAAACACCACAGTGA
- a CDS encoding deaminase — MHHAIGLARLCPPSRTAFSVGAVIVADDGVELAHGYSRETDAKVHAEESALDKLGSEPRLAGATLYSTLEPCSQRASPGRAPCADRILAAGIPRVVIAWREPPTFVDDCIGVEKLREHGIEVIELADLADEAMSMNRHLTLSRDPEPS; from the coding sequence ATGCACCATGCGATCGGGCTGGCCCGGCTGTGCCCGCCGAGCCGGACCGCCTTCTCGGTCGGGGCCGTGATCGTCGCCGACGACGGAGTCGAACTGGCACACGGTTATTCGCGGGAAACCGATGCCAAGGTGCACGCCGAGGAATCGGCCCTGGACAAGCTCGGCTCCGAGCCGCGCCTGGCCGGGGCCACCCTCTACAGCACCCTCGAACCCTGCTCGCAGCGGGCCTCGCCGGGGCGGGCGCCGTGCGCGGATCGCATTCTGGCCGCGGGCATTCCGCGCGTGGTCATCGCGTGGCGCGAACCACCCACCTTCGTCGACGACTGCATCGGCGTGGAGAAGCTGCGCGAACACGGCATCGAGGTGATCGAACTGGCGGACCTGGCCGACGAGGCCATGTCCATGAACCGGCACCTCACCCTGTCCCGCGATCCTGAGCCCTCCTGA
- a CDS encoding PH domain-containing protein, giving the protein MTASDSAPRLAWSTPPAALAATAVGGVVLIGAAVLTGDAPSRLLVGLAALLLLGLTALGLRQRPRLTIVPGADPALIVRGLFGPVEYPREKILRARVVGFRRLGRKVPNLELDVDHRGDERLLIFGRWDLGTHPQDVLDAMIEQGLVRE; this is encoded by the coding sequence GTGACCGCATCCGATTCGGCGCCTCGGCTCGCCTGGTCCACCCCTCCGGCCGCGCTCGCCGCGACGGCCGTCGGCGGTGTCGTGCTGATCGGCGCCGCCGTCCTGACCGGCGATGCGCCCAGCCGGCTGCTGGTCGGCTTGGCGGCGCTGTTGCTGCTGGGCCTGACCGCGCTCGGGCTGCGGCAGCGGCCGCGGCTGACGATCGTCCCGGGGGCCGACCCGGCGCTGATCGTGCGTGGCCTGTTCGGGCCGGTGGAATACCCGCGCGAGAAGATCCTGCGGGCGCGCGTGGTGGGCTTCCGGCGGCTCGGCCGGAAGGTGCCCAACCTGGAACTCGATGTCGACCACCGCGGCGACGAGCGGCTGTTGATCTTCGGCCGCTGGGATCTCGGCACGCATCCCCAGGACGTCCTCGACGCGATGATCGAGCAGGGGCTCGTCCGCGAATAG
- the pknB gene encoding Stk1 family PASTA domain-containing Ser/Thr kinase, translated as MTTPKHLSSRYELGEIIGFGGMSEVHKARDERLGRDVAIKVLRADLARDPTFYLRFKREAQNAAALNHPAIVAVYDTGEAEVDGGPLPYIVMEYVDGDTLRDMVRGKGPLLPRRAMEIIADVCAALDFSHKNGIVHRDMKPANIMINRQGAVKVMDFGIARAIADSSNPMTQTAAVVGTAQYLSPEQARGETVDARSDVYSVGCVLYEILTGEPPFTGDSPVAVAYQHVREDPRLPSLVHPGVPRELDSVILKAMAKNPANRYQTAAEMRADLIRVLGGQKPQAPMVMTDEDRTTILGSTEPPPRTYRTVERDDVDEPEPDEPRNPRRTAVLVAGGLAALAAVFALFWFLIGPGSGPGQVTVPDLANKPVGQAQNELQKAGFNVATQEKANSQVAVGNVISTQPLGGSSAPKGSVVTLQVSRGPQEVPLPTLTGLGQQDAEKQLTALGLQVDPNVGRDWSSPADKDKVIETDPPMGSKADVGSTVKLTLGKGPEQIPVPYVVGQPSDVAESNLTKSSGFRINVVEVPSSSAKGTVISTDPPSGTMADKGSVVTVRVSSSEISMPQLVGLTPSAAVNALRQQGWTGGAGQIRQSTQNTLDAGSVGRVMSQEPSAGSSIDRNGTVTIVTGVLGPP; from the coding sequence ATGACGACCCCGAAGCATCTCTCCTCTCGCTACGAGTTGGGCGAGATCATCGGGTTCGGCGGGATGTCCGAGGTTCACAAGGCCCGCGACGAGCGCCTGGGGCGCGACGTCGCGATCAAGGTGCTGCGCGCGGATCTGGCCCGCGACCCCACCTTCTATCTCCGGTTCAAGCGCGAGGCCCAGAACGCGGCCGCGCTGAACCACCCGGCGATCGTCGCCGTCTACGACACCGGGGAGGCGGAGGTCGACGGCGGCCCGCTGCCCTACATCGTGATGGAGTATGTGGACGGCGACACGCTGCGCGACATGGTGCGCGGCAAGGGCCCGCTGCTGCCGCGCCGCGCGATGGAGATCATCGCCGACGTGTGCGCCGCGCTGGACTTCAGCCACAAGAACGGCATCGTGCACCGCGATATGAAGCCCGCCAACATCATGATCAACCGGCAGGGCGCGGTGAAGGTGATGGACTTCGGCATCGCCCGCGCGATCGCCGACAGCTCCAACCCCATGACCCAGACGGCCGCGGTGGTCGGCACGGCGCAGTACCTGTCTCCCGAGCAGGCCCGCGGCGAGACCGTGGACGCCCGCTCCGACGTCTACTCCGTGGGCTGCGTGCTCTACGAAATCCTCACCGGCGAACCGCCTTTCACCGGCGATTCCCCGGTCGCCGTCGCTTACCAGCACGTGCGCGAGGATCCCCGGCTGCCCTCGCTCGTGCACCCCGGAGTCCCGCGCGAGCTGGATTCGGTCATTCTCAAGGCGATGGCCAAGAATCCGGCCAACCGCTACCAGACCGCCGCGGAGATGCGCGCCGATCTGATCCGCGTGCTGGGCGGGCAGAAGCCGCAGGCGCCGATGGTGATGACCGACGAGGACCGCACCACGATCCTCGGCAGCACCGAGCCGCCGCCGCGCACCTACCGCACCGTCGAACGCGATGACGTCGACGAACCCGAACCCGACGAGCCCCGCAACCCGCGCCGCACCGCCGTGCTGGTGGCGGGCGGCCTGGCCGCGCTGGCGGCGGTGTTCGCCCTGTTCTGGTTCCTGATCGGCCCCGGCAGCGGCCCCGGGCAGGTGACGGTGCCCGACCTGGCGAACAAGCCGGTCGGGCAGGCGCAGAACGAACTGCAGAAGGCCGGTTTCAACGTGGCCACGCAGGAGAAGGCGAACAGCCAGGTCGCGGTCGGCAATGTCATCAGCACCCAGCCCCTCGGCGGTTCGAGCGCACCCAAGGGCAGCGTCGTCACCCTGCAGGTCTCCCGGGGCCCGCAGGAAGTCCCGCTGCCGACCCTGACCGGACTCGGTCAGCAGGACGCCGAGAAGCAGCTGACCGCGCTGGGCCTGCAGGTGGATCCGAACGTGGGACGCGACTGGTCCAGCCCCGCCGACAAGGACAAGGTGATCGAGACCGACCCGCCGATGGGTTCCAAGGCCGATGTGGGCAGCACGGTCAAGCTGACCCTCGGCAAGGGCCCGGAGCAGATCCCGGTCCCCTACGTCGTCGGTCAGCCGAGCGACGTGGCGGAGTCGAATCTGACCAAGAGTTCCGGATTCCGGATCAATGTCGTGGAAGTGCCGAGTTCCTCGGCCAAGGGCACGGTGATCAGCACCGACCCGCCCTCCGGGACGATGGCCGACAAGGGATCGGTGGTGACCGTCCGGGTCTCCAGCAGCGAGATCTCGATGCCGCAGCTGGTCGGCCTCACCCCGTCCGCCGCGGTGAACGCGCTGCGCCAGCAGGGCTGGACCGGCGGCGCGGGGCAGATCCGTCAGTCCACCCAGAACACGCTCGACGCGGGCAGCGTGGGCCGCGTCATGAGTCAGGAGCCGTCCGCCGGATCGTCCATCGACCGCAACGGCACCGTCACCATCGTCACCGGGGTGCTCGGACCGCCGTGA
- the crgA gene encoding cell division protein CrgA, translating to MPKSKVRRKKTDYTLTPTSRTPVKVKGGPSPVWYVTIMLGFMLAGLVWLLVYYLANDKISWMADLNAWNFLIGFGLMVIGLIMTMRWR from the coding sequence ATGCCCAAGTCGAAGGTCCGCCGCAAGAAGACCGACTACACGCTCACACCGACCAGCCGCACCCCGGTGAAGGTGAAGGGCGGCCCGTCGCCGGTCTGGTACGTCACCATCATGCTCGGCTTCATGCTGGCCGGTCTGGTGTGGTTGCTGGTGTACTACCTCGCCAACGACAAGATCTCGTGGATGGCCGATCTGAACGCCTGGAACTTCCTGATCGGTTTCGGGCTCATGGTCATCGGCCTGATCATGACGATGCGGTGGCGCTGA
- a CDS encoding aminodeoxychorismate/anthranilate synthase component II, whose translation MRVLVVDNYDSFVFNLVQYLGQLGAEATVWRNDDAQLANVDEAVTGFDGVLISPGPGTPDRAGSSIDLVHACARQRVPLLGVCLGHQAIGAAFGATVTRAAELLHGKTSSVFHVGAGVLAGLPDPFTATRYHSLTVLPETLPDEFEVLGRTESGVMMAMRHRTLPLHGVQFHPESVLTQGGHRMLANWLEVCGERPPEGLIDQLEAEVAALV comes from the coding sequence ATGCGTGTACTGGTCGTCGACAATTACGACAGCTTCGTATTCAACCTGGTCCAGTATCTGGGCCAGCTGGGCGCGGAGGCGACCGTCTGGCGTAACGACGACGCGCAGCTGGCGAATGTGGACGAGGCCGTCACCGGGTTCGACGGTGTGCTGATCAGCCCGGGTCCGGGGACTCCCGACCGGGCGGGCAGCAGCATCGACCTGGTGCACGCGTGCGCCCGGCAGCGCGTCCCGTTGCTCGGCGTGTGCCTGGGGCATCAGGCTATCGGCGCGGCCTTCGGCGCCACCGTCACCCGGGCCGCCGAGTTGCTGCACGGCAAGACCAGTTCGGTGTTCCACGTCGGCGCGGGCGTACTGGCCGGACTGCCCGACCCGTTCACCGCCACCCGCTACCACTCGCTGACCGTGCTGCCCGAGACCCTGCCCGACGAGTTCGAGGTGCTGGGCAGGACCGAGAGCGGCGTCATGATGGCGATGCGGCATCGCACCCTGCCCCTGCACGGCGTCCAGTTCCACCCGGAATCGGTGCTCACGCAGGGCGGTCACCGAATGCTGGCCAACTGGCTGGAGGTATGCGGTGAGCGCCCGCCGGAGGGCCTGATCGATCAGCTCGAGGCAGAGGTCGCGGCGCTGGTCTGA